A genome region from Coprococcus phoceensis includes the following:
- a CDS encoding right-handed parallel beta-helix repeat-containing protein — translation MKNRILAMFMAAAVVGTTVLPGMTVDAAKQGKTTGTTYYVSTVDGNDNNDGMSEGKAFYSLDKINELTLKPGDKVLLERGSVFQNGFLHLKGDGSEEAPIVVDSYGKGNLPIIETNGQGIWYQNYRAPLGNAKHKYQGYVSSSVLLYDVEYVEIKNLEITNKAPKIETAYNAEDVMNRTGVAAVAQNEGTLNHIYLDNLYVHDVIGNVYDKHMNNGGIYFTAFQPMDASTGIAKYDDVKIENCYVENTNRWGIAVGYSYTHGQFHGGVISDEKISTYGSTNVVIRNNYVKDAGGDAITLMYCDRPLIEYNVSDGAARQINTKDYNATGFGRVAAGIWPWKCKDAIFQYNEAFDTCQNQDGQAWDADYGDGTVYQYNYSHNNGGGSVMFCGGEAINNIFRYNISQNDLGGVINPAGQPDAHVYNNTFFVKEGIDFIRTNMGGGPMVVENNIIYYNGSAPKEENWFKHTNETKTKYDNNLYYNYANVPANDANAIEADPKFADPGKAPTAPLAGVEAGNIKDSIVHERTAFDGYKLASDSPAVNAGKVIKNNGGKDFFGNKVTGTPDIGAFESDAVSLVLTSDVYDIKTAEKTIGGVEAGTTVADFLKNLKYDSGCTIKVMNGKEEVESGIVKGGMSVVLSDGKQEVVYTIVASADNAIKEAVYMMKDKTVFVPMLENNPTTVKELKEGVKVHSTAEVKIVNAEGKEVTTGNIAEGMKLVVQAENGDQNEFTISAKNSYQWALDYAGPQQGNVWFGQMKKSASEYENLTAYDPVYPNWAVDTYFGPGVALPNHQTPTTETTHGLLSDTTGASKKEGMAMAFRVPKSGKITLAVKDDEPYLRQAGNKNGTVTLSFTKNGEVLGDSYVLEVSNQKADVGIREIEVNKGDWIRVEAKNNGAPTKPSIHVTPIITYVDEAMVEPEQVNKTLLKDTIDYAKSEQEKPEYQYVVPIVKQKLEEALEAAEKVYADENATQAQVDTVCDKLLEMIHYLSYTGNSKSLQALVKAAEDINVDVYTEESVKAFRAALEEAVELLKDENALQYELDAAQQKLQEAMEGLTIIPVDKSKLAKAVKEAQKYVEKLNEYTPQSAELFQGALDAAKAVLDDEKATQEQVEHAFVNLQNAIFNLRLIPNKDKLEELLSKAENIDLSLYTEESGNVLKAAIADAKAIFEDENATEKQVAYASDLLAKAMDGLKTAESKEPTDDKKPSAEQGNAQASKENASEKKPTAAKTGDTTMMFVWILVMIAGVSTVTVIYKKRKYE, via the coding sequence ATGAAAAATAGAATTCTGGCTATGTTTATGGCGGCTGCAGTTGTGGGTACGACAGTTTTACCGGGAATGACAGTAGATGCCGCAAAACAGGGAAAAACAACAGGAACAACGTATTATGTAAGTACAGTTGACGGAAACGACAACAATGATGGAATGTCTGAGGGGAAAGCATTTTACAGTTTAGACAAAATCAATGAACTGACATTGAAGCCGGGAGATAAAGTTCTTTTGGAGCGTGGTTCTGTATTCCAAAATGGTTTTCTGCATTTGAAAGGAGACGGTTCAGAAGAGGCGCCAATCGTTGTTGACTCTTATGGAAAAGGAAATTTACCAATCATTGAAACAAACGGACAAGGAATCTGGTATCAAAACTATCGCGCTCCTTTGGGCAACGCAAAACATAAATATCAAGGATATGTTTCTTCTTCTGTACTTCTTTATGATGTAGAATATGTAGAAATCAAAAACTTGGAAATTACAAACAAAGCTCCAAAGATTGAAACAGCATATAATGCAGAAGATGTTATGAACCGTACAGGAGTTGCGGCAGTTGCACAAAATGAAGGAACGTTAAATCATATTTATCTGGATAATTTATATGTTCATGATGTAATTGGAAATGTATATGACAAACATATGAACAACGGAGGTATCTATTTTACAGCTTTCCAGCCGATGGATGCATCAACAGGAATTGCAAAATATGATGATGTAAAAATTGAAAATTGTTATGTAGAAAACACAAACAGATGGGGAATTGCAGTTGGATACAGTTATACCCATGGTCAGTTCCATGGCGGTGTGATTTCAGATGAAAAGATTAGTACATACGGCTCTACCAATGTTGTGATTCGCAATAACTATGTGAAAGATGCAGGTGGAGATGCAATTACATTGATGTATTGTGACCGTCCGCTTATTGAGTATAACGTATCAGATGGTGCGGCAAGACAGATTAATACAAAAGACTATAATGCGACCGGATTTGGACGAGTTGCAGCCGGAATTTGGCCTTGGAAATGTAAAGATGCCATTTTCCAGTACAATGAAGCATTTGATACTTGCCAAAACCAAGATGGTCAGGCGTGGGATGCAGACTATGGTGATGGAACTGTTTACCAGTATAATTACAGCCATAATAACGGTGGCGGAAGTGTTATGTTCTGCGGAGGAGAAGCAATCAATAATATTTTCCGGTATAATATCAGTCAAAATGATTTAGGCGGTGTGATTAACCCAGCAGGACAACCTGATGCACATGTGTATAACAATACATTCTTTGTAAAAGAAGGAATTGATTTTATTCGTACAAATATGGGCGGTGGTCCAATGGTAGTAGAGAATAATATCATTTATTATAATGGCTCTGCACCAAAAGAAGAAAACTGGTTCAAACATACGAATGAAACAAAAACAAAATATGACAATAACCTTTATTACAATTATGCAAATGTTCCGGCAAATGATGCGAATGCGATTGAAGCAGATCCGAAATTTGCAGATCCGGGTAAAGCGCCAACAGCACCTTTGGCCGGCGTGGAAGCAGGAAACATAAAAGATTCAATTGTTCATGAAAGAACAGCATTTGATGGATATAAACTGGCATCAGATTCTCCGGCAGTTAATGCAGGTAAAGTGATCAAAAACAATGGTGGAAAAGACTTCTTTGGAAACAAAGTGACAGGAACACCGGATATAGGAGCATTTGAAAGTGATGCGGTTTCTCTTGTTTTAACATCTGATGTATATGATATTAAAACAGCAGAAAAAACAATTGGAGGAGTAGAAGCAGGTACAACAGTTGCAGATTTCCTTAAAAATTTGAAGTACGATTCCGGATGCACAATCAAAGTGATGAATGGCAAAGAAGAAGTGGAAAGCGGAATTGTAAAAGGCGGTATGAGTGTTGTATTGTCTGACGGAAAACAAGAAGTAGTGTATACGATTGTTGCATCAGCTGACAACGCAATCAAAGAGGCTGTCTATATGATGAAAGATAAAACTGTATTTGTTCCGATGCTGGAAAATAATCCGACAACTGTGAAAGAGTTAAAAGAAGGTGTGAAAGTTCACAGCACAGCGGAAGTCAAAATTGTAAATGCAGAAGGAAAAGAAGTTACGACAGGAAATATTGCAGAAGGAATGAAACTTGTCGTTCAGGCAGAAAATGGAGATCAAAATGAATTTACAATTTCTGCGAAAAACAGTTATCAGTGGGCGCTTGATTATGCCGGACCACAGCAGGGTAATGTCTGGTTTGGTCAGATGAAAAAATCTGCTTCAGAATATGAGAATTTGACAGCATACGATCCGGTATATCCAAACTGGGCAGTGGATACATATTTTGGGCCAGGTGTAGCTTTGCCAAATCATCAGACACCGACAACAGAGACAACACATGGATTGCTTTCCGATACAACCGGAGCATCTAAAAAAGAAGGTATGGCAATGGCATTCCGCGTACCGAAGAGCGGAAAAATTACCTTGGCTGTGAAAGACGATGAACCGTATCTGCGTCAGGCAGGAAACAAAAACGGAACGGTTACTTTAAGCTTTACGAAAAATGGAGAAGTGCTTGGCGATTCTTATGTACTTGAAGTAAGTAATCAAAAAGCAGATGTGGGAATCCGTGAGATTGAAGTCAATAAAGGCGACTGGATTCGTGTGGAAGCGAAAAATAACGGAGCTCCGACAAAACCATCTATCCACGTAACACCAATCATTACTTATGTTGATGAGGCTATGGTGGAACCTGAACAGGTAAATAAAACATTGTTGAAAGACACAATTGATTATGCAAAATCTGAGCAGGAAAAACCGGAGTATCAGTACGTTGTACCGATTGTGAAACAAAAATTGGAAGAAGCATTAGAAGCAGCCGAAAAAGTATATGCAGATGAAAATGCTACACAGGCTCAGGTAGATACTGTATGTGATAAACTGTTGGAGATGATTCATTATCTTTCTTACACCGGAAACAGCAAGTCGCTGCAGGCGTTAGTAAAAGCAGCAGAGGATATCAATGTTGATGTTTATACAGAAGAGAGTGTGAAAGCATTTAGAGCAGCATTAGAAGAAGCAGTAGAATTGTTGAAAGATGAAAATGCACTTCAGTATGAATTAGATGCTGCACAACAGAAATTACAGGAAGCAATGGAGGGATTGACTATAATTCCGGTTGATAAATCCAAACTTGCAAAAGCTGTGAAAGAGGCACAAAAGTATGTTGAAAAATTAAATGAATATACACCTCAGTCTGCTGAACTTTTCCAAGGAGCTTTAGATGCGGCAAAAGCTGTTTTAGATGATGAAAAAGCAACACAAGAACAGGTAGAACATGCATTTGTAAATCTGCAAAATGCAATCTTCAACTTGAGACTGATTCCGAATAAAGACAAATTGGAAGAGTTGTTAAGCAAAGCAGAAAATATTGATTTGTCATTGTATACAGAAGAGTCCGGTAATGTTTTGAAAGCAGCAATTGCAGATGCCAAAGCGATTTTTGAAGATGAAAATGCAACAGAGAAGCAGGTTGCGTATGCGTCAGATTTATTGGCAAAAGCAATGGATGGATTGAAAACAGCGGAATCAAAAGAACCGACAGATGATAAAAAGCCATCTGCTGAACAGGGAAATGCACAAGCAAGTAAAGAAAATGCATCAGAGAAAAAACCAACGGCTGCGAAGACAGGGGATACAACAATGATGTTTGTATGGATTCTTGTTATGATTGCCGGAGTAAGCACAGTGACTGTGATTTATAAAAAAAGAAAATATGAATAG
- a CDS encoding discoidin domain-containing protein, with the protein MKRKIVAAMCALAVLCTSANVFPMSSVSAARKEKAVGTTYYISNRGDNQNSGTSEGEAWQTLDKLKDVKLQPGDSVLFEAGSVFQGFLHLQNVHGTKENPIRIGSYGEGNKPIINARGEGVWYQDYGTPMDNSGHRSKGYVSSAILLYDVDYVEVKGLELTNESDDAQYIQNGLANTSARMDRTGVAGIAKDGGTMDHVYLEDLYIHDIDGNLQDKHMDNGGIQFNVSKPTDESKTGIARYNDVKITNCYVKDVKRAGIVVGYTYQHSKFNGAQIADETVQKYGHTNIYIADNYVQNSGNDAIVAMYAYRPVIERNISDTAGVDLDDGYAGYWQSFCATIWPWKTKDAVFQYNEAFDTVGEGNGDGQAWDIDWSDGTVYQYNYSHNNGGGSMLICLNEAYNGTFRYNLSHNDLGCLITFQGNPEAKIYNNVFYVDGDRATRVHHNASGKRSGSGVISNNIFYNASTANPNDEWEPNGNKKFSNNLYYGYTSTPSTDKHAVVVAESEKDQIFVGPLTAPDSTDGTIHRHDDPEAKTVFDGFKIKEDSAAVNAGVYIPNNGGKDFFGNKLGMTPDIGMHETKAEDGEIVEEIYSDVYKVTENEINDVEVGTTVDEMKENLVYDKRVTLEVYKGEEAAAGDAAVEDGMILKLKNGDTVKEYTIHTVLRLSTLVYEIEGTTIREVPKGTTVGTFKENLIHHKRVNVDVYKGDKKVEDSEVIEEGMTLKVSYKEVSKEFNISLVKVYKEYAATGMTAEAGSFQPNNNTEGNGNLALDNNLNTMWHTNWNGCQRSETWITIDMKKEQNVAMLKYTPRQGGGTNGNITAYEIYVSKDGQTWGEPVATGTWANNNVVKYARFDTVLGRYVKLVATDSASQEASKIFASAAEIRLGFEE; encoded by the coding sequence GAAAAATTGTAGCGGCAATGTGTGCACTTGCTGTATTGTGTACGTCAGCGAATGTTTTCCCGATGTCGAGCGTTAGTGCGGCTCGAAAGGAAAAAGCAGTTGGAACGACATATTACATCAGTAATCGTGGAGACAATCAAAACAGTGGAACTTCAGAAGGAGAAGCATGGCAGACTTTAGATAAGCTTAAAGATGTGAAACTTCAGCCGGGTGACAGCGTACTTTTTGAAGCGGGATCTGTTTTCCAAGGATTTCTTCATCTGCAGAATGTACACGGAACAAAAGAAAATCCGATTCGGATCGGAAGCTATGGGGAAGGTAATAAACCTATCATTAATGCAAGAGGAGAAGGTGTCTGGTATCAGGATTATGGTACACCGATGGATAACAGTGGACACCGTTCAAAAGGATATGTGTCTTCTGCCATTTTGCTCTACGATGTTGATTATGTAGAAGTGAAAGGTTTGGAATTGACAAATGAATCTGATGATGCACAATACATTCAAAATGGTTTGGCAAATACATCAGCACGTATGGACCGCACCGGAGTTGCAGGAATTGCAAAAGACGGAGGAACCATGGACCATGTCTATTTAGAAGACCTTTATATCCACGATATTGACGGAAATCTTCAAGATAAACATATGGACAATGGAGGAATCCAGTTCAACGTATCAAAACCGACAGATGAATCTAAAACAGGGATTGCAAGATATAATGATGTAAAAATTACAAACTGTTATGTCAAAGATGTAAAACGTGCCGGAATTGTAGTTGGCTATACATATCAGCATTCTAAATTCAATGGAGCACAGATTGCAGATGAGACAGTGCAAAAATATGGACACACAAACATTTATATCGCAGACAATTATGTACAGAATTCTGGAAATGATGCGATTGTTGCAATGTATGCATATCGACCGGTAATTGAAAGAAATATTTCGGATACAGCCGGCGTTGATTTGGATGATGGATATGCCGGTTATTGGCAGTCTTTCTGTGCGACAATCTGGCCATGGAAAACAAAAGATGCGGTATTCCAATATAATGAGGCGTTTGATACAGTCGGAGAAGGCAATGGTGACGGACAGGCGTGGGACATTGACTGGTCAGACGGCACGGTTTACCAGTATAACTATAGTCATAATAATGGTGGAGGTTCTATGCTGATTTGCTTAAATGAGGCTTATAATGGTACATTCCGTTATAATTTAAGCCATAATGATTTAGGCTGTCTTATTACATTCCAAGGAAATCCGGAAGCAAAGATTTATAACAACGTCTTTTATGTGGACGGGGACAGAGCAACAAGAGTACACCACAATGCGAGTGGAAAACGCAGCGGTTCCGGTGTGATTTCAAATAATATTTTCTACAATGCAAGTACAGCGAACCCGAACGATGAGTGGGAACCAAATGGAAATAAAAAATTCAGCAATAATCTTTATTATGGATATACTTCTACTCCATCTACAGATAAACATGCGGTAGTTGTTGCAGAAAGTGAAAAAGACCAGATTTTTGTCGGACCACTGACTGCACCGGACAGCACAGATGGAACGATTCATAGACACGATGATCCGGAAGCAAAGACAGTGTTTGACGGATTTAAAATCAAAGAAGATTCTGCAGCAGTAAATGCCGGTGTATATATTCCAAATAATGGCGGAAAAGATTTCTTTGGCAATAAACTTGGAATGACACCTGATATCGGTATGCACGAGACAAAAGCAGAAGATGGAGAAATCGTGGAAGAAATTTATTCAGATGTTTACAAAGTGACAGAGAATGAAATCAATGATGTCGAAGTCGGAACTACTGTCGATGAGATGAAAGAAAATCTTGTATATGACAAGCGGGTTACTTTGGAAGTGTACAAGGGAGAAGAAGCTGCAGCGGGCGATGCAGCTGTGGAAGACGGTATGATTTTGAAACTGAAAAATGGAGATACGGTAAAAGAGTATACAATACATACAGTCCTTCGTCTGTCAACGCTTGTTTACGAGATAGAAGGAACAACAATCCGTGAAGTTCCAAAAGGAACAACTGTTGGTACTTTTAAAGAAAATTTAATTCATCATAAACGTGTCAATGTAGACGTTTATAAAGGAGACAAAAAGGTAGAAGATTCTGAAGTTATCGAAGAAGGAATGACACTGAAAGTATCTTATAAAGAAGTTTCCAAAGAATTTAACATTTCACTTGTGAAAGTATATAAAGAGTATGCAGCAACAGGAATGACAGCAGAGGCGGGAAGTTTCCAGCCAAATAATAATACAGAAGGAAACGGAAATCTTGCATTGGATAACAACTTGAATACAATGTGGCATACAAACTGGAATGGCTGTCAACGTTCAGAAACATGGATTACGATTGATATGAAGAAAGAACAAAATGTTGCAATGTTAAAATATACTCCAAGACAAGGCGGCGGAACAAACGGTAACATCACAGCTTATGAGATTTATGTAAGTAAAGACGGACAGACTTGGGGAGAACCGGTTGCAACGGGAACATGGGCAAACAATAATGTTGTGAAATATGCAAGATTTGACACTGTTTTAGGACGTTATGTGAAATTAGTAGCAACAGACTCTGCATCGCAGGAAGCAAGTAAAATTTTTGCTTCGGCAGCAGAAATTCGTTTAGGATTTGAAGAGTAG